One part of the Luteibacter yeojuensis genome encodes these proteins:
- the recO gene encoding DNA repair protein RecO, with protein MRIEQQPAFVLHARPYRETSLLVECLTRDHGRIGVVARGVRKERARLQRAQLEPFQRVDLDLLMRGELATLRTAEPAGAVLRLTGDAGLAGLYLNELVVRLTGRQDPNPGLFACYERTLRRMSGGEPLAWTLRRFERDMLDALGYALQLDVGALDGEPLDPGATYFYDPESGVVPGRPGDPRAIRGGDLLALAEDRPPDTAGLASLRRMMRQVIAFHLGGGELRAWRVLR; from the coding sequence ATGCGCATCGAGCAGCAGCCCGCCTTTGTCCTCCACGCCCGCCCGTACCGGGAAACCTCGTTGCTGGTCGAGTGCCTGACGCGCGACCACGGCCGCATCGGCGTGGTCGCGCGCGGGGTGCGCAAGGAGCGGGCGCGACTGCAGCGCGCGCAGCTGGAACCGTTCCAGCGCGTGGACCTGGACCTGCTGATGCGCGGCGAACTGGCGACGCTGCGCACGGCCGAACCCGCTGGCGCGGTGTTGCGCCTGACCGGCGACGCCGGACTTGCCGGGCTCTACCTCAATGAACTGGTGGTCCGCCTCACCGGACGTCAGGACCCGAACCCGGGGCTGTTCGCGTGCTACGAGCGCACGCTGCGGCGCATGTCGGGCGGCGAGCCGCTGGCCTGGACCCTGCGGCGTTTCGAGCGCGACATGCTCGATGCATTGGGATACGCGTTGCAACTGGACGTGGGCGCGCTCGACGGCGAGCCCCTGGATCCCGGCGCCACTTATTTCTACGACCCGGAATCCGGCGTCGTGCCTGGCCGCCCAGGCGACCCTCGTGCGATCCGCGGGGGCGATCTGCTGGCCCTGGCGGAAGACCGCCCGCCCGACACCGCCGGGCTTGCCTCGCTGCGCCGCATGATGCGCCAGGTCATCGCGTTTCATCTCGGCGGTGGGGAGTTGCGCGCGTGGCGGGTGCTGCGCTGA
- a CDS encoding response regulator, which yields MSQDIKRRLLVADDDPSTRQFLAGALAGHGYAVTLAQDGVEALEAARTTRFDALLLDCRMPRAGAIEVLSALRGDTGAASHAATALATSAEVPASLRTELLKAGFAGVVEKPCRVASLMDALAATLGIDSGLRILDDDAGLMAAGDPNTMQALRQLLRVELVELAGVLAALANDPAELVERLHRLRSACGFCGALRLEAQAKVLQGHVRETRTVVPEALARFRAELEATLAAL from the coding sequence ATGTCGCAGGACATCAAACGGCGGCTGCTCGTCGCCGACGACGACCCCTCCACGCGGCAATTCCTCGCCGGTGCGCTGGCCGGGCACGGCTACGCCGTCACGCTGGCCCAGGACGGCGTGGAGGCGCTGGAAGCGGCGCGGACCACGCGCTTCGACGCCCTGCTGCTGGATTGCCGGATGCCTCGCGCGGGCGCGATCGAGGTGCTCTCGGCGTTGCGCGGGGATACGGGAGCCGCCTCGCATGCGGCGACGGCCCTGGCGACCAGCGCCGAGGTTCCGGCGAGCCTGCGTACGGAATTACTGAAAGCCGGCTTCGCCGGGGTGGTCGAAAAACCCTGCCGCGTCGCCTCGCTGATGGACGCGCTGGCGGCCACGCTGGGCATCGACTCCGGGCTGCGGATCCTCGACGACGATGCCGGACTCATGGCCGCCGGCGATCCGAACACGATGCAGGCGCTGCGCCAGCTCCTCCGGGTGGAACTCGTCGAACTCGCGGGCGTCCTCGCCGCCCTGGCGAACGATCCGGCGGAACTCGTGGAGCGCCTGCACCGGCTGCGTTCGGCCTGCGGCTTTTGCGGCGCGCTACGCCTGGAGGCGCAAGCCAAGGTGCTGCAAGGCCACGTGCGCGAAACGCGCACGGTCGTGCCGGAAGCCCTGGCGCGCTTCCGCGCCGAGCTGGAAGCGACCTTAGCCGCGTTGTAG